In Liquorilactobacillus nagelii DSM 13675, the following proteins share a genomic window:
- a CDS encoding RluA family pseudouridine synthase codes for MSEQVKITDQSGRLDKAAAQLFANYSRSQLQHLIVAGDLLVNGQQKTVKYQVKAGDCLLLTPPPIQHLSLEPENIPLDIVYEDQDLLVVNKPQGMVVHPAPGHPNHTLVNALLYHCPLSTINGTYRPGIVHRIDKDTSGLLMVAKNDLAHQALAKQLKAKKNLREYTALVHGRVANDQGTINAPIGRSLRDRKKQAVIAGGRPAITHYRVIKRYQQFTLIKCTLETGRTHQIRVHLRYLGYPLAGDPLYGPAKTLKGNGQFLHAGKLGFDHPRTQQEMVFEAPLPDIFQKTLEKLDKKENFK; via the coding sequence ATGAGTGAGCAAGTCAAAATTACCGATCAGTCTGGTCGGCTAGATAAAGCGGCTGCGCAACTTTTCGCGAATTATTCGCGGAGTCAACTGCAGCATTTAATTGTGGCAGGTGATTTATTAGTTAACGGACAGCAAAAAACAGTTAAATATCAAGTTAAGGCCGGTGATTGCCTATTATTAACTCCACCACCAATTCAGCATTTGAGTTTGGAGCCGGAAAATATCCCTTTAGATATTGTCTATGAAGATCAAGACTTGCTAGTGGTCAATAAGCCACAAGGCATGGTGGTTCATCCCGCTCCCGGTCACCCCAATCATACCTTGGTCAATGCACTGTTATACCATTGCCCACTATCAACTATTAATGGGACTTATCGACCGGGTATTGTTCATCGAATTGACAAAGATACTTCAGGTTTATTGATGGTTGCCAAAAATGATTTGGCTCATCAGGCTTTGGCGAAACAGTTGAAAGCCAAAAAAAATTTACGAGAATACACGGCTTTAGTTCATGGCCGAGTAGCAAATGATCAAGGTACAATTAATGCACCGATAGGGCGTTCTTTACGTGATCGGAAAAAGCAGGCAGTAATTGCTGGCGGTCGACCAGCAATTACGCATTATCGAGTCATCAAGCGTTATCAGCAGTTTACGCTAATTAAATGTACCTTAGAGACGGGGCGGACACATCAAATTCGTGTTCATTTACGTTATTTAGGTTATCCATTAGCCGGTGATCCATTATATGGACCAGCTAAGACTTTAAAAGGTAATGGACAGTTTTTGCATGCCGGTAAATTGGGCTTTGATCATCCGAGAACGCAGCAAGAGATGGTTTTTGAAGCCCCATTACCGGATATTTTTCAAAAAACGCTAGAAAAGCTTGACAAAAAGGAAAATTTCAAGTAA
- the pyrR gene encoding bifunctional pyr operon transcriptional regulator/uracil phosphoribosyltransferase PyrR: MTKEVVDSLAMKRALTRMTYEIIEKNKGISDLVIIGIKTRGIYLAHRIAKRLQQLEGATVPVGELDISLYRDDRHDASEKNDPVVKKPQMKFDITGKQVILVDDVLFTGRTIRAALDALMDQGRPQKINVAVLVDRGHRELPIRADFVGKNIPTSLEEEISVSVEEIDGKDSIEIKKLKN; the protein is encoded by the coding sequence ATGACCAAAGAAGTCGTTGATTCACTTGCAATGAAACGTGCGTTGACTCGAATGACGTATGAGATCATTGAAAAAAACAAGGGGATTTCGGATTTAGTTATTATCGGAATTAAAACGCGCGGTATTTATTTAGCTCACCGGATTGCTAAACGATTACAGCAGTTAGAGGGAGCAACCGTTCCGGTGGGAGAACTCGATATCTCTTTGTATCGAGACGATCGTCATGATGCATCAGAAAAAAATGATCCAGTTGTCAAAAAGCCGCAAATGAAATTTGATATTACTGGTAAGCAGGTGATTTTGGTTGATGATGTTTTGTTTACTGGCCGGACGATTCGTGCTGCTTTAGATGCATTGATGGATCAAGGGCGACCACAAAAAATTAATGTGGCAGTTTTGGTTGATCGTGGTCATCGCGAATTACCAATTCGAGCTGATTTTGTTGGTAAAAATATTCCAACATCACTTGAAGAGGAAATCTCAGTTTCGGTTGAAGAAATTGATGGTAAAGACTCAATTGAAATTAAAAAATTAAAAAATTAA
- a CDS encoding solute carrier family 23 protein, whose translation MDRPTFLHWLVLSIQHLFTMFGATVLVPLLIGINPSIALFSSGVGTLVYILCTKAKIPAYLGSSFAFVVTMQALMKTDGYPAVAQGAISAGLVYIVVSLVISRFGSSWVDHVLPPVVVGPIIVVIGLSLATTAANDAMLHNSHYDLKYFAVAIFTLLITIIFNMYLKGFPSMIPVLLGIIAGYVLAVIVGIVDLQTVAAAKWFSLPAFDAMFINYHFKWYPAAIIGMAPIAFVTMTEHMGHIMVLNKLTKRNFFKDPGLHRTLFGDGLSSIIAGFVGGPPTTSYGENIGVLAMTKVHSVWVLGGAALFAIIFSFVGKISAMIQSVPTPVIGGISFLLFGMIAANGLRILVDNHVNYELKRNLVITSVILVIGIGGTYLQLGKFQLTSIALATVFGIVLNLILPEKASSEK comes from the coding sequence ATGGACCGGCCAACTTTTTTGCACTGGCTAGTTCTTTCGATTCAGCATTTATTTACGATGTTTGGAGCAACAGTCCTAGTTCCTTTATTGATTGGAATTAATCCAAGCATTGCTCTTTTCAGTTCTGGGGTTGGAACTTTAGTTTATATTTTGTGTACCAAAGCTAAGATACCTGCTTACTTAGGCTCTAGCTTCGCTTTTGTTGTTACGATGCAGGCACTAATGAAAACTGATGGTTATCCAGCGGTAGCTCAAGGAGCAATTTCTGCTGGCTTGGTTTATATCGTTGTTTCGTTGGTTATTTCACGATTCGGTTCAAGTTGGGTTGATCATGTTTTGCCACCGGTTGTTGTCGGACCGATTATTGTCGTGATTGGTCTTTCACTAGCAACAACTGCAGCTAATGATGCAATGTTGCATAATTCACACTATGATCTGAAGTATTTTGCAGTTGCAATCTTCACTTTATTGATTACGATTATTTTCAACATGTATCTCAAAGGTTTCCCGAGCATGATTCCAGTTCTGTTAGGAATTATTGCTGGCTATGTTTTGGCAGTAATTGTTGGAATAGTTGATTTGCAGACGGTCGCCGCAGCCAAATGGTTCTCGCTACCAGCATTTGATGCAATGTTTATTAATTATCATTTTAAATGGTATCCAGCAGCTATTATTGGAATGGCACCAATTGCTTTTGTAACCATGACTGAGCACATGGGCCATATCATGGTTTTAAACAAATTAACTAAACGCAACTTTTTTAAGGATCCTGGTTTGCATCGGACTTTATTCGGTGATGGACTTTCATCAATTATTGCTGGTTTTGTTGGTGGACCACCAACCACTTCATATGGTGAAAATATTGGGGTGTTGGCAATGACGAAGGTTCATAGTGTTTGGGTACTTGGTGGTGCAGCTTTATTTGCAATTATTTTCAGTTTTGTTGGCAAAATTAGCGCAATGATTCAATCAGTACCAACACCGGTAATTGGAGGAATTAGTTTCTTATTGTTTGGAATGATTGCGGCTAATGGTTTACGGATTTTAGTTGATAATCATGTCAACTACGAGTTGAAACGTAACTTGGTCATTACTTCAGTTATCTTAGTCATTGGGATTGGTGGCACTTACTTGCAGTTAGGTAAGTTTCAATTGACAAGCATCGCTTTAGCAACTGTTTTTGGAATTGTTTTGAATTTGATTTTACCGGAAAAAGCCAGCAGCGAAAAATAA
- the lspA gene encoding signal peptidase II, whose protein sequence is MPIYFLLMAAVVLLDQLVKFYVTHNIPLNTSVNVISHVLALAHIRNYGAAWNILTGQQLFFFVITIAALVVLGYLFKKNWSNWLYALGISLMIGGTLGNFVDRLRIGYVVDMFELKFINFPVFNVADAALSVGVVILLIAILRDDRHE, encoded by the coding sequence ATGCCGATTTATTTTTTGTTGATGGCAGCTGTTGTTTTGCTGGATCAGTTGGTTAAGTTTTATGTTACTCACAACATTCCACTTAACACTAGTGTTAATGTTATTAGCCATGTACTGGCGTTAGCACATATTCGAAATTATGGAGCGGCTTGGAATATCTTAACTGGTCAACAACTGTTCTTTTTTGTAATTACAATTGCTGCCTTGGTAGTTCTAGGATATCTGTTTAAGAAAAATTGGAGTAATTGGCTTTATGCTTTAGGGATCAGTTTAATGATCGGCGGGACCTTAGGTAACTTCGTTGATCGTTTGAGAATTGGTTATGTAGTTGATATGTTTGAACTTAAGTTTATCAATTTTCCAGTTTTTAATGTGGCTGATGCCGCTTTAAGTGTTGGGGTAGTTATTCTTTTGATTGCCATTTTGCGAGATGATCGTCATGAGTGA
- a CDS encoding formate--tetrahydrofolate ligase, with amino-acid sequence MTDIEIAQQTKMEKITQVAAKLGLAADQIEQYGDYKAKIKLNADQVAKSFGKLVLVTSINPTPAGEGKSTVTVGLGDALAQLKQKTAIALREPSLGPVMGMKGGATGGGYSQVVPMEDINLHFTGDMHALTTANNTLSALIDNHIYQGNHLNLDPRRILWKRVLDINDRALRHIVIGLGSPTSGVPREDGFDITVASELMAILCLAENLADLKRRIGRIVIGYTYDKQPVTVAQLKVTDAISLLLKDAIKPNLVQTLAHTPAIIHGGPFANIAHGCNSVLATQTALRLADYTVTESGFGADLGAEKFMDIKAPVLGKTPDAVVIVATVRALKMHGGVAKDQLATENIPALKTGFANLKRHIASMKRYGVPVVVAINQFTADTAAELAELKALCQQNNTSASVANVWAKGGTGALELAEQVLKLTAQKTEFIPLYQPEMELEEKIKQIVTQIYGGRGVEFSAKAKRQLRQFKQQGWDKLPVCMAKTQYSLSDNPKLIGEPTDFTIHVRELVPKLGAGFIVALTGNVLTMPGLPKVPAAAKMALADDGTISGLY; translated from the coding sequence GTGACAGACATAGAGATTGCACAGCAGACCAAGATGGAAAAAATTACACAGGTCGCAGCTAAACTTGGATTAGCTGCTGATCAAATTGAACAGTACGGTGATTATAAAGCTAAAATTAAATTAAATGCTGACCAAGTAGCTAAATCATTTGGAAAATTAGTTTTGGTAACTTCAATTAATCCAACACCAGCTGGTGAGGGAAAGTCGACCGTAACAGTCGGGTTAGGTGATGCTTTAGCTCAACTGAAGCAAAAAACAGCAATTGCTTTGCGTGAACCGTCTTTAGGACCAGTGATGGGGATGAAAGGCGGAGCAACGGGTGGTGGTTATTCACAAGTTGTTCCAATGGAAGACATTAATCTGCATTTTACTGGCGATATGCATGCCTTAACGACAGCTAACAATACTTTGTCTGCTTTGATTGATAATCATATTTATCAGGGCAATCACTTGAATCTTGATCCACGGCGAATTTTGTGGAAACGAGTCTTGGATATTAATGATCGAGCATTGCGCCATATTGTGATCGGTCTCGGAAGCCCGACCTCAGGAGTTCCACGTGAAGATGGTTTTGATATTACTGTTGCAAGTGAATTGATGGCAATTTTGTGTTTGGCTGAGAATCTAGCTGATTTAAAACGGCGAATTGGGCGAATTGTTATTGGGTATACTTATGATAAACAACCAGTCACGGTTGCTCAACTGAAAGTTACAGATGCGATTTCTCTTTTACTTAAAGATGCGATTAAACCTAACTTAGTACAAACTTTAGCACATACACCGGCAATTATTCATGGAGGTCCATTTGCGAATATAGCCCATGGTTGCAATAGTGTTTTAGCAACCCAAACAGCGCTGAGACTAGCTGATTATACGGTTACTGAATCAGGTTTCGGTGCCGATTTAGGTGCTGAAAAATTCATGGATATTAAAGCTCCTGTTTTGGGAAAAACACCTGATGCGGTTGTAATCGTGGCGACAGTTCGTGCTTTGAAAATGCATGGTGGTGTAGCTAAGGATCAATTAGCTACCGAAAATATTCCAGCTTTAAAGACCGGTTTTGCTAATTTGAAACGACACATTGCCAGCATGAAACGTTATGGGGTACCAGTCGTGGTAGCAATTAATCAGTTTACTGCTGATACAGCAGCAGAACTGGCTGAATTAAAAGCACTCTGCCAGCAGAATAATACTTCAGCTTCGGTTGCTAATGTTTGGGCTAAAGGTGGCACTGGAGCACTTGAATTAGCTGAACAAGTTTTAAAATTGACGGCACAAAAAACTGAGTTCATTCCACTGTATCAGCCTGAAATGGAATTGGAAGAAAAAATCAAGCAAATAGTCACCCAGATTTATGGTGGCCGTGGAGTTGAATTTAGCGCTAAGGCTAAGCGACAGTTACGTCAGTTTAAGCAGCAAGGCTGGGATAAGCTGCCAGTATGTATGGCTAAAACCCAATATTCATTGTCAGACAACCCCAAACTGATTGGAGAACCAACTGATTTTACGATTCATGTTCGCGAATTGGTGCCAAAATTGGGAGCTGGATTTATTGTAGCCTTGACTGGCAATGTTTTGACAATGCCTGGTTTACCTAAAGTTCCCGCAGCGGCCAAAATGGCTTTAGCAGATGATGGGACAATCAGTGGATTATACTAA